One Coccinella septempunctata chromosome X, icCocSept1.1, whole genome shotgun sequence genomic window carries:
- the LOC123322169 gene encoding tyrosine-protein kinase Dnt-like: protein MRKLLFLPLLLVLQVHAHFNFFITEDEMFRLLGIKAEVFYVDKGVVNRYALNFNVMIPAHISDIHFSWQSLVNRSLPYILAVNYDGQEALLPPQMNISSTGVIPTSVQTFRVTFVCTGIKSAEIEVKLHLIVPSYDKMYNETSLIFRRNKICQRGTESVYRNDSIKLDPESLENATGSLYVAVACAVTMITLIVITTSAVCIKNKKVRSQDPHYMSAIYDNNQHVFVSLGSAVRRPSSAGSGSYATIASIQKSPPSPTTYANGNAYRVSYYASSQVGLMSQTGSQETFDTTKRLRDLAVPGQTLVLEDVIEEGIFGRSYRGFYKGEKTVMVKGLKEGASQRQVHLFLTEGMMLYGMEHKNVLTVLGMNTENPKQPLFIYPFIGRGNLKRFLIKCRQREEDQYTLSTQSLVDIAIQIVFGLMYLHSQCLCHKDVATRNCVIGEKLQVKITDTALSRDFFPNDYFCLDDSESRPVKWLALESLIYKQHSTASDVWSFGVLLWELTTLANQPYPEIDPLDMSNHLRNGYRLFQPVGCPDELFAIMAYCWLANPTERPQLSQLLSCLQDFYTALCRYI from the exons GCATTAAGGCAGAAGTGTTCTATGTGGACAAAGGGGTGGTGAACAGATATGCACTAAACTTCAACGTGATGATTCCTGCACACATTTCAGATATCCATTTCTCATGGCAGAGTTTGGTCAATCGTTCG CTACCCTACATTCTCGCTGTGAATTATGACGGACAGGAGGCTCTACTTCCtccgcagatgaatatttcatcAACCGGTGTGATACCGACATCTGTGCAGACCTTTAG GGTAACCTTCGTATGCACAGGAATCAAAAGCGCTGAAATTGAGGTGAAACTTCATCTCATAGTGCCATCATATGACAAGATGTACAACGAAACATCCCTCATTTTCAGGAGGAATAAAATATGTCAGAGAG GTACTGAAAGTGTATATCGCAATGATTCTATAAAACTGGATCCTGAATCCTTAGAAAACGCCACAGGATCTTTGTATGTTGCTGTCGCATGTGCAGTTACAATGATAACATTGATTGTTATCACAACATCGGCAGTTTGCATCAAAAACAAGAAAGTTCGCTCGCAGGATCCTCA TTACATGTCCGCCATATATGACAACAACCAACACGTCTTCGTTAGTCTTGGATCGGCTGTTAGAAGACCCTCAAGCGCAGGAAGTGGTAGCTACGCAACAATTGCAAGTATTCAAAAATCACCACCCTCACCGACAACTTACGCCAACGGAAATGCTTACAGAGTTTCCTATTACGCTTCTTCCCAGGTGGGGTTGATGTCACAG acTGGTTCGCAAGAAACATTCGACACAACTAAACGTTTGCGCGATCTAGCGGTGCCAGGGCAAACTTTGGTGCTTGAAGATGTTATTGAAGAAGGAATATTTGGTCGGAGTTATCGAGGATTTTATAAAGGAGAGAAAACTGTTATGGTGAAAGGATTGAAGG AAGGAGCATCCCAAAGACAGGTCCATTTATTTTTGACCGAAGGCATGATGTTGTATGGAATGGAGCATAAAAATGTTCTTACCGTTCTTGGGATGAATACAGAAAACCCAAAACAACCCTTATTTATTTACCCATTCATCGGTAGGGGaaatctcaaaag ATTCCTCATAAAATGTCGACAACGTGAAGAAGACCAATATACACTTTCGACACAAAGCCTTGTAGATATAGCTATACAAATTGTTTTCGGCTTAATGTACCTACACAGTCAATGTCTATGCCATAAGGACGTAGCAACACGGAACTGCGT TATTGGCGAAAAGCTGCAGGTGAAAATAACGGATACTGCCCTATCCAGAGATTTTTTCCCGAACGATTACTTCTGCCTGGATGACAGTGAAAGCAGACCAGTTAAATGGCTAGCCCTCGAGAGCCTCATCTACAAACAACACAGTACAGCATCAGACGTG tgGTCCTTCGGTGTTCTGCTCTGGGAACTGACAACGCTAGCCAATCAGCCATATCCAGAAATAGACCCCCTCGATATGAGCAACCATCTGAGAAATGGCTATCGACTTTTTCAACCTGTCGGCTGTCCTGATGAGCT gttCGCTATTATGGCTTACTGTTGGCTAGCCAATCCAACTGAAAGGCCTCAACTGTCTCAGCTCCTGTCTTGTCTTCAAGATTTCTACACTGCTTTGTGTCGATACATTTGA